Below is a genomic region from Thermoplasmata archaeon.
TGACCGCGCCGGATGTGCGCGCCGTCCTCCGTGCGTTCACGACCTTCCCCACCGTGAAGCAGGTCTACTCGGAGGGCGAGATCAAATCGAGCGTCCTCGTCGAGTACGCCGGGTACGCTGGCGCCAACCGCTCGCTCCAGGTGGACCTCGAGATCCTGGAGGCCGGTAGCTGGGGTGCGGGCCTCCAGTATTTCACGGGATCCAAGGACCACAACGTGCACCTGCGCGGAATGGCGGTCGGCAAGGGTCTGAAGCTGAACGAATACGGCCTCTTCCGCGGCGAGGAGAAGCTCGCGGGCGCGACCGAGGAGGAGGTCTACGCGGGCCTCGGGTTGCCCTTCATCCCGCCCGAGATGCGGGAGGACCGCGGCGAAATTGAGGCCGCCCTCGAGGGCAAGCTTCCCAACCTGGTCGGGATGACCGATATCCAGGGGGACTTTCACGTCCACACGAATTCCACGGATGGAAGGGAGCCGCTCGAGGCCATGGTGACCGCCGCCCGCGATCGCGGCTATCGCTACGTCGGCATCTCGGACCACAGTCCGTCCGCGGTCGTGGCCTTCGGGCTGACGAGCGAGCGGGCGCTCGAGCAGCGCGACCGCATTCGCGAACTGAATCGGGGACTCAAAGGGTTCGTCGTCCTCGCAGGGACGGAGTGCGACATCTTGGAGGGCGGCGCCATGGACTATCCAGACAGCGTGTTGAAGGAGTTCGACTACGTCCTCGCGTCGATCCACTCGAAGTTCACGCTGCCGAAGAAGGAGATGACCGAGCGGCTCGTTGCGGCCATCGAGAATCCGTACGTGAACGTCCTGGCCCATCCCATGGCTCGGCTGATCGGCGCGCGCGATCCGATCGAGGTCGACTTCGATGAGGTCTTCGCAGCGTGCGCCCGCACCCAGACCGCCATCGAGATCAACGCGGGGCCGACCCGAATGGATCTCACCGGGGCTCAGGCGCGCGCGGCAAAGGCGGCGGGTTGCGTCCTCGCCGTCGACACCGACGCCCACTCAAGCGCGGAACTCGAGGCCATGCGATTTGGGGTCGGTACCGCGCGGAGGGGTTGGCTCACCTCCGCCGACGTCGTCAACGCGTGGCCAATCGACAAGGTCAGGTCCTTCTTCCGGTAGCCCCGCGCCGCCGCGCCGGGCGCTTCCGCCGGCCGAGGCGTCGAGCGGCGGCCCGGAGGTCTCGCCTGAGGGTGCCCTCCAGCTTCCGGTTGTACAACACCGCGGCCGGGTGGTAGGTCGGAATCACGGGAATCGCGCCCAGCCGGAGGATGTGGCCTCGGACGGCTCGGAGCTCAAGCCCCGGGCCCATGAGCCCCCGGAGGGCTGTGGCGCCTAGCGTGACAATCAGCCGCGGCCGGATGCAGGCGATCTGGCCTAGGAGGTACGGGCGGCACGCCTCCGCCTCCGACCGAACGGGTTTGCGGTTCCGGGGAGGACGGCACTTGACCACGTTCGTGATGAAGACGGATTGCCGCGGAAGTCCCGCGGCGCTCAACGCGGCATCGAGGATGCGACCCGCCCGCCCGACGAACGGACGGCCCGCCAGGTCTTCGTCGTGTCCCGGCGCCTCTCCGATCAGAACCAGGTCCGCGTTCGCGGCTCCTTCCCCGGGGACCGCGTTCGTCCGGGTCGCATGGAGCCGACAACGCATGCAGACGCGGATCGTAGCCGCGGTCGCATCCAGGTCTTGCCGTCGGGCGCGCGCGGCCGGGGCCACACGGGCGGGAACGGACTCTGAGGGCTTAGCCCTTCGCGGCTCCGCGGTCCTTGAGCTCCTCGCGGCGGAGGGTGAGCTGCTTGATCTTCGGTTGGAGCCGCTCGATCTTGCGGTCGAATTTCCCCTTGGCCCTCTTGAACCTCCGCTCCGCCTTCACGGGATCCGCGGTGTTCTCCTTCATCGCCTCGCGGGCCCGGATGATGGACTTGCGGTAGCCGGCCTCCACACGCCGGAGATGGTGGAGCTTCTGGTCGACCTTGTGGAGCGCATCCACGGGACCGCCTTCCTCATGCCGACAAGGTGCGCTTGCGGGCGATAACGATATCGAGGACCCCGTTCTTGAACGTGTGCTTGAGGGTGTCGGGGTCCACGTCGGCCGGGAGATCGACGGACGAGTAGTACCTCCGGTCCCCTTCGCCCTGGATTGTGAGCTTCCCCTCGTCGAATCCGACGCGGATGTCGTCCCCCGTGACCCCGGACATCTCCGCGGTCAGGTAGATGGCGGATTCTGTGAGCATGACGTCCACGAGCGGGTCGCGCGTGACGACCTCCGGGTTCTCCACGGCGGGCCGCGAGGGCTCGACCCGGCTCTCGCGCGCGCGGGCGGTGAAACCGTAGATGAAGGGCTCGCGGAACACGCCGAGCTTGCCCTCGAAGGCATCCTTGAGCATGCGGTGGATTGCCCGCCGCGTCTCCTCGAACTCGTCTTCAGGACTCATGGAGCCCGTCCCGTTCCTTCGCTTTCAGACCCCGGGGTGGCGGTCCTCGTCGGACATCCCGAACCCCGATGAATCGATGGATCGGCGCGGTCATATAGTTTTCGTGGGCGATGAACGTTCGCGCATGAAGCGGACGAACGCACACCACGCCCCAGGGCTTCCCATTGGCAACCGGCCCTTCCAAACGATTCTCCGGGAGGATGCAACTCCGCCCGCGAATTTCAACTTTGTTCCATCGCTTCCGCTCTAGCCCGCGGGACCTCCGGGCTTCGCGGACGGCGCGGGCCCGGCCGGAGCGGGCCTCGGCGCAGGCGCGGGTGCGGCCGCCGCCGGCGGCGGCGCCAAGGCGCGCTGCTTCGAGATCTCAAGCCGCTCCAGGAGCATCCGGTACCGCGGGATGCCGACGAACTCGAGGCGGTCGTTGATCACGATCGCGGGACCGAACTTGAGCTTGTACTTCGCCAGGAGGGAGGCGCTCTCCTCGGGCGATTGGAGGCGCACGGTGAGGTCGGGACGGTCCGCCCGCAGCCGCTCGGCGATTTCACGGACGCGGTCCGTCTGGTATCCCTGGACGGACGAGAGGAAAAGGACGTCCATGGTGCTGGTCGCGCGCGGTACCCGGGGAAGGGTCATAAAGTTTGTGCGACGGAGCCGGGCGAAGGCTCTTCCACGCCGACTCGCTCCCCGGTCCCGTGCAGGTGTTCGTCGCATCCGAGGCGGACGAGGCGAGCGTGAACCAGCGAGCCGCTCTGCTCGCCCTCGCGGGATGGCAGGAGGGCCCGCGGTTCGAGGGGATGCCGACCCACCGGCGGCACGACGTCGTCCTCGTCTCGATCCGGGAACATCACTTGTATCGAGACCACCTAGACCGCGACATCCTGGCCGCCTACGGTGAGCCCGCGGCGCTCCTCGTCTACCTCTCGAAGCATCGGTCGGAAAGCCGG
It encodes:
- a CDS encoding PHP domain-containing protein, which translates into the protein TAPDVRAVLRAFTTFPTVKQVYSEGEIKSSVLVEYAGYAGANRSLQVDLEILEAGSWGAGLQYFTGSKDHNVHLRGMAVGKGLKLNEYGLFRGEEKLAGATEEEVYAGLGLPFIPPEMREDRGEIEAALEGKLPNLVGMTDIQGDFHVHTNSTDGREPLEAMVTAARDRGYRYVGISDHSPSAVVAFGLTSERALEQRDRIRELNRGLKGFVVLAGTECDILEGGAMDYPDSVLKEFDYVLASIHSKFTLPKKEMTERLVAAIENPYVNVLAHPMARLIGARDPIEVDFDEVFAACARTQTAIEINAGPTRMDLTGAQARAAKAAGCVLAVDTDAHSSAELEAMRFGVGTARRGWLTSADVVNAWPIDKVRSFFR
- a CDS encoding Hsp20/alpha crystallin family protein; the protein is MSPEDEFEETRRAIHRMLKDAFEGKLGVFREPFIYGFTARARESRVEPSRPAVENPEVVTRDPLVDVMLTESAIYLTAEMSGVTGDDIRVGFDEGKLTIQGEGDRRYYSSVDLPADVDPDTLKHTFKNGVLDIVIARKRTLSA
- a CDS encoding uracil-DNA glycosylase, with amino-acid sequence MAPAARARRQDLDATAATIRVCMRCRLHATRTNAVPGEGAANADLVLIGEAPGHDEDLAGRPFVGRAGRILDAALSAAGLPRQSVFITNVVKCRPPRNRKPVRSEAEACRPYLLGQIACIRPRLIVTLGATALRGLMGPGLELRAVRGHILRLGAIPVIPTYHPAAVLYNRKLEGTLRRDLRAAARRLGRRKRPARRRGATGRRT